A stretch of the Desulfobacteraceae bacterium genome encodes the following:
- a CDS encoding peptide chain release factor 3: MQKRQQEEVLRRRTFGIISHPDAGKTTLTEKLLLFGGAIQLAGAVKARKAARHATSDWMAVERERGISVTTSVMKFNYRDFEINLLDTPGHQDFSEDTYRVLTAVDSALMVIDSGKGVEPQTEKLMEVCRMRNTPIITFINKLDRDGLAPLDLLTDIEDKLQIECTPLSWPIGAGKNFRGVYNRYRQTLQLFSPGGDTRDTDDLLITDLADPRLDALLGSQAAELREDVALLEGAANPLEQAHYRQGNQTPVFFGSAINNFGVRELLDALVEMAPPPTGRATTTRVVSPLEPPFSGFAFKIQANMDPAHRDRIAFIRICSGKFTRGMKVIHHRLGKEVTWANATIFMAQDRAHVEEAYPGDIIGIHNHGTIKIGDTFSEKEPLQFTGIPNFAPEHFRRVLLKNPLKLKQLQKGLTQLAEEGAVQFFRPVSGSAFILGAVGVLQFDVTMARLKNEYGVDAVYEPVNYATARWIACADRNRLAAFEKEKQDMLARDAVGHLAYLAPSEWRLNFDMENWPDIVFRKTREQD; this comes from the coding sequence ATGCAAAAACGACAGCAAGAAGAGGTTCTGCGGCGGCGCACTTTCGGCATTATCAGTCACCCCGACGCCGGCAAGACCACCCTGACCGAAAAGCTGCTGCTCTTCGGCGGCGCCATCCAACTGGCCGGCGCCGTCAAGGCCCGCAAGGCCGCCCGCCACGCCACCAGCGACTGGATGGCCGTGGAGCGGGAGCGCGGCATTTCGGTGACCACCTCGGTCATGAAATTCAACTACCGCGACTTCGAGATCAACCTCCTGGACACCCCCGGCCACCAGGATTTCTCCGAGGACACCTACCGCGTGCTGACCGCCGTGGACAGCGCCCTGATGGTGATCGACAGCGGCAAAGGGGTCGAGCCCCAGACCGAAAAGCTGATGGAGGTCTGCCGCATGCGCAACACTCCGATCATTACCTTCATCAACAAGCTCGACCGTGACGGACTGGCCCCGCTGGACCTGCTGACGGACATCGAAGACAAGCTCCAGATCGAGTGCACCCCGCTTTCCTGGCCCATCGGCGCCGGCAAGAATTTCAGGGGGGTCTACAACCGCTACCGTCAAACCCTGCAGCTCTTCAGCCCCGGCGGCGATACCCGCGACACCGATGATTTGCTGATCACCGATTTGGCCGACCCCCGCCTGGACGCCCTGCTGGGCAGTCAGGCCGCGGAATTGCGCGAGGACGTGGCGCTCCTGGAGGGCGCCGCCAACCCGCTGGAGCAGGCCCACTACCGCCAAGGCAACCAAACCCCGGTCTTTTTCGGCAGCGCCATCAACAATTTCGGCGTCCGGGAACTCCTGGACGCCTTGGTGGAAATGGCCCCGCCGCCCACCGGGCGGGCCACCACCACCCGGGTCGTCTCCCCGCTGGAACCCCCTTTTTCGGGGTTCGCCTTTAAGATCCAGGCCAACATGGACCCCGCCCACCGCGACCGGATCGCCTTTATCCGGATCTGCTCGGGCAAGTTCACCCGCGGCATGAAGGTGATCCACCACCGCCTGGGCAAGGAGGTCACCTGGGCCAATGCCACCATCTTCATGGCCCAGGACCGCGCCCACGTCGAGGAAGCCTATCCCGGTGACATCATCGGCATCCACAACCACGGGACCATCAAGATCGGAGACACCTTCTCCGAAAAAGAGCCGCTGCAGTTCACGGGCATCCCCAACTTCGCACCGGAACATTTCCGCCGCGTGCTGCTCAAAAACCCCCTCAAGCTCAAGCAGCTCCAAAAAGGCCTGACCCAGCTGGCCGAGGAGGGGGCGGTGCAGTTTTTTCGCCCGGTCTCGGGCAGCGCCTTCATCCTCGGTGCGGTGGGGGTGTTGCAGTTCGACGTGACCATGGCGCGGCTGAAAAACGAGTATGGCGTCGATGCCGTCTACGAGCCAGTCAACTACGCCACCGCCCGCTGGATCGCCTGCGCGGACCGCAACCGGCTGGCAGCTTTCGAAAAGGAGAAGCAGGATATGCTCGCCCGGGACGCCGTCGGCCACCTGGCCTACC
- a CDS encoding NUDIX hydrolase: MTALMPIAPAPRVGVGVILIRDGRVLLGKRRNAHGAGSWQFPGGHLEFGETVAACARREVREETGLQLGPVRLGPYTNDVFAAEGHHYVTLYAVAQAPRGEPTVLEPGKCACWHWFAWSRLPDPLFLPIRNLLASGFDPLPWAPGG, from the coding sequence ATGACCGCTTTGATGCCCATTGCGCCGGCCCCCCGGGTGGGGGTCGGCGTCATTCTGATCCGCGACGGCCGCGTGCTGTTGGGCAAGCGCCGGAATGCCCACGGGGCCGGCAGCTGGCAGTTCCCCGGCGGACACCTGGAGTTCGGCGAAACGGTGGCGGCCTGCGCCCGCCGTGAAGTCCGCGAAGAAACCGGCCTGCAGCTGGGGCCGGTGCGGCTGGGCCCCTACACCAACGACGTCTTCGCAGCCGAAGGCCACCACTACGTCACGCTCTACGCCGTCGCCCAGGCCCCCCGGGGCGAACCCACGGTCCTGGAGCCCGGGAAATGTGCTTGCTGGCATTGGTTTGCGTGGTCCCGGCTGCCCGACCCGCTCTTTCTGCCGATAAGAAACCTGCTCGCTTCAGGTTTCGATCCGCTGCCCTGGGCCCCGGGTGGATGA